The following proteins are encoded in a genomic region of Spirochaetota bacterium:
- a CDS encoding MMPL family transporter, translating into MIRKHIRLPYIILIVIAAAAMSYLGKSRLAVDMDITKSLPVNDRVIADAEYVMTHHPVKDRIVIDLGCARADTDSLVAGAALIEGRFAESGLFRSVGLDEYQTIFPELISYIMDNLPVLFTAEELDRKVRPLLAPDRVKETFADNYSQLLNLEGIGQGNMMASDPLGLKNLVLARMAHLAPSRNVQIVQGRLLSADGRHVLITAEPRGSATDTAVARKIDSLIRACAADLDKKYKPRGIALTVTPVGAFRAALDNEDTARRDTEKAVLFATIGIIILLLVGFPRPFMGVLALVPAVLGTIAAAFVFSLFSREISILAIGFGGTIISFTVDYGIAYLLFLDRPHETRGMEATREVWGLGLLSMLTTAISFAFLFISGFSALAQIGFFTSLGVVFTYIFVHTLFPVVFPVMPPARRKGLVPLQRFVDLLMGSGPLFKVYGAAAFCAFMLLFARPDFKVDLASMNTVSRSTLKAEALVTKTWGNVLSNLYLMTEGRSVDDLQRLGDRAAGELDKDMASGVLSAAFVPSMIFPGKDRMKENLAAWRAFWTPARVASLKRAVKDASRETGFAPDAFDTFFKTVGRRDFEPRPIPEKYLSVLGIHPMKESTGWAQFSVLKPGPSYRADRFYERVSAGGNTRLFDPSYFADRLGGIILSSFIKMALIVGAITAAVALLYLLDLKLTAISLAPTLFSLICTLGTMKLLGQQPGIPTIIVTVIVIGMGTDYALYLVRAHQRYMDEAHPSVGLIRLTVALSAASTMIGFGVLSVAEHALLRNAGITLLLGIGYSFAGTVLIVPPLLKRVLVPGELPATPFEAASKEHAARVQYRYRGMEPYPRLFARFKMRFDPMFGELHRMAGSPETIVDIGTGYGVPAIWLLELFPGSRLYGIEPDVKRARAASWAIGGRGSVTVGKAPDIPDFPGKADTVTAIDMIHYLDDHDLGLLLDRLRVRMLPKGTLIIRGTVPSRKRAPLRMIEMAWIRVRGLPMHYRSEEDIVRIMKGHGFAVTVGESSLKSREEKWFLGTMKKGRKR; encoded by the coding sequence ATGATACGTAAGCATATCAGGCTGCCCTATATCATCCTGATAGTCATCGCGGCTGCGGCCATGTCCTACCTGGGCAAATCGCGTCTTGCCGTCGATATGGACATCACCAAATCGCTGCCGGTCAATGACCGGGTCATCGCCGACGCCGAGTACGTCATGACGCACCACCCGGTCAAGGACCGGATCGTCATCGACCTGGGCTGCGCCAGGGCCGATACTGACTCGCTCGTCGCCGGGGCCGCCCTGATCGAGGGCAGATTCGCGGAGAGCGGCCTCTTCCGGAGCGTCGGCCTCGATGAATACCAGACCATTTTTCCCGAGCTCATATCGTACATCATGGACAACCTGCCGGTCTTGTTCACCGCGGAAGAGCTTGACCGAAAGGTGAGACCCCTCCTGGCGCCGGACAGGGTGAAGGAGACCTTTGCCGATAACTATTCCCAGCTCCTCAACCTGGAAGGGATCGGCCAGGGGAACATGATGGCGTCGGACCCCCTGGGCCTGAAAAACCTGGTGCTGGCGCGGATGGCCCACCTGGCGCCGTCGCGGAACGTCCAGATCGTGCAGGGCCGTCTCCTTTCCGCCGACGGCAGGCATGTCCTCATAACCGCGGAGCCCAGGGGATCCGCCACCGATACCGCCGTTGCGCGGAAGATCGATTCACTGATCCGGGCCTGCGCGGCCGACCTGGATAAAAAATACAAGCCCAGGGGCATTGCCCTCACGGTAACGCCGGTGGGCGCTTTCAGGGCTGCCCTCGATAACGAGGACACGGCCAGGAGGGACACGGAGAAGGCCGTCCTGTTCGCGACGATCGGGATAATCATACTCCTCCTGGTGGGATTCCCCCGGCCCTTCATGGGAGTGCTGGCCCTGGTGCCGGCGGTCCTGGGCACCATCGCCGCCGCCTTCGTGTTCTCCCTCTTTTCAAGGGAGATCTCGATCCTCGCCATCGGCTTCGGCGGCACCATCATATCCTTCACCGTTGATTACGGCATCGCCTACCTTCTGTTCCTCGACCGTCCCCATGAGACGCGGGGCATGGAGGCGACCAGGGAGGTCTGGGGGCTCGGGCTCCTGTCGATGCTTACCACCGCGATAAGCTTCGCTTTTCTTTTTATAAGCGGCTTTTCCGCCCTGGCGCAGATAGGATTTTTCACGTCCCTGGGGGTCGTGTTCACCTATATCTTCGTGCATACGCTGTTCCCGGTGGTCTTTCCGGTCATGCCCCCGGCCCGCCGAAAGGGCCTTGTGCCCCTACAGAGGTTCGTCGATCTTCTCATGGGATCGGGGCCCCTCTTCAAGGTCTATGGGGCCGCGGCCTTCTGCGCGTTCATGCTCCTCTTCGCGAGGCCCGATTTCAAGGTGGATCTCGCGTCCATGAACACGGTGAGCAGGAGCACCCTCAAGGCCGAGGCGCTGGTGACGAAGACCTGGGGCAACGTTCTCTCCAATCTCTATCTCATGACCGAGGGGAGAAGCGTCGATGATCTCCAGCGCCTGGGCGACCGCGCGGCCGGGGAGCTCGATAAGGATATGGCCTCCGGCGTCCTGTCCGCCGCCTTCGTGCCGTCGATGATTTTCCCAGGAAAAGACCGCATGAAGGAAAACCTCGCCGCCTGGAGGGCCTTCTGGACGCCGGCCCGCGTGGCGTCGCTGAAGCGAGCCGTGAAAGACGCGTCCAGGGAAACCGGATTCGCTCCCGATGCCTTCGATACATTTTTCAAAACCGTGGGCCGCAGGGATTTCGAGCCCCGTCCCATACCGGAAAAATATCTTTCCGTGCTGGGAATTCATCCCATGAAGGAAAGCACGGGGTGGGCGCAGTTTTCCGTGCTGAAGCCCGGTCCCTCGTACCGGGCCGACCGTTTTTACGAACGGGTCTCCGCGGGCGGAAATACCAGGCTCTTTGACCCGTCCTATTTTGCCGACCGGCTCGGCGGGATTATCCTGTCGAGCTTCATAAAAATGGCCCTCATCGTTGGCGCCATAACTGCGGCGGTGGCGCTCCTGTATCTCCTGGACCTCAAGCTGACCGCCATATCCCTGGCGCCGACCCTGTTTTCGCTCATATGCACCCTCGGAACCATGAAGCTCCTGGGCCAGCAGCCGGGCATCCCCACGATCATCGTCACGGTCATCGTCATAGGCATGGGCACGGATTACGCCCTGTACCTGGTGCGGGCCCACCAGCGCTACATGGATGAGGCGCACCCGTCTGTGGGATTGATACGCCTGACGGTGGCCCTTTCAGCCGCGTCGACCATGATCGGCTTCGGCGTCCTCAGCGTTGCGGAGCACGCCCTCCTGAGAAACGCGGGAATCACGCTGCTCCTCGGTATAGGATATTCCTTCGCGGGCACGGTCCTGATCGTCCCGCCGCTGCTGAAAAGGGTCCTGGTCCCCGGAGAGCTTCCGGCCACGCCCTTTGAGGCCGCCTCGAAGGAGCACGCCGCGCGGGTCCAGTACCGTTACCGGGGCATGGAGCCATATCCGAGGCTCTTCGCCCGTTTCAAGATGAGGTTCGATCCGATGTTCGGCGAGCTCCACCGGATGGCGGGATCGCCTGAAACGATCGTGGATATAGGCACCGGCTACGGCGTTCCGGCAATATGGCTCCTGGAGCTTTTCCCCGGCTCCCGACTCTATGGCATCGAGCCGGACGTGAAGAGGGCCCGGGCGGCCTCCTGGGCCATCGGCGGCCGCGGTTCTGTTACGGTCGGAAAGGCCCCGGACATACCGGATTTCCCGGGGAAAGCCGACACGGTGACGGCCATCGACATGATCCACTATCTCGATGATCACGACCTGGGCCTTCTCCTGGACCGCCTCCGTGTGCGAATGTTGCCGAAGGGTACCCTTATAATCCGGGGGACCGTGCCGTCACGGAAGCGCGCCCCTCTCAGGATGATAGAGATGGCATGGATCAGGGTCAGGGGACTCCCGATGCACTATCGTTCCGAAGAGGATATCGTACGCATTATGAAAGGCCATGGGTTCGCGGTCACCGTCGGCGAATCGTCATTGAAGAGCCGCGAGGAAAAATGGTTCCTGGGGACCATGAAGAAGGGCAGGAAAAGGTAA
- a CDS encoding 1-acyl-sn-glycerol-3-phosphate acyltransferase, with protein MDFIVRCAKIFWIYLWAVIMTLILFVPMIVASLLNSTGNLAFSMSKIWARVMLLITATRVEIKGREKIEKGRSYVIISNHQSVFDILAIVTSLGIQYRWTIKIEALKIPLFGHALYASRNIFIDRSNTERARESIRKGLDRLPAGASVMFFAEGTRSADGKLREFKKGGFVVALERSYPILPITVNGSMYVLPKGSIVFRPGRITVTVGEPIDTHGYTQETMDKLMAKTREVIQSNLVLENN; from the coding sequence ATGGATTTTATCGTGCGTTGTGCGAAAATATTCTGGATCTACTTATGGGCGGTCATCATGACCCTGATCCTGTTCGTGCCGATGATAGTGGCGTCCCTGCTCAATTCCACGGGAAACCTGGCCTTTTCCATGTCCAAGATATGGGCCCGTGTCATGCTCCTGATAACCGCGACCCGCGTCGAAATCAAGGGGAGGGAGAAGATCGAGAAGGGGAGGTCCTACGTGATCATCTCGAACCACCAGTCGGTTTTCGACATCCTGGCCATTGTCACCTCCCTCGGCATACAGTACCGGTGGACCATAAAGATAGAAGCCTTGAAGATACCGTTGTTCGGCCACGCCCTGTACGCGTCGCGGAACATCTTCATCGACCGGAGCAACACGGAGCGGGCCCGCGAGAGCATCCGCAAGGGCCTGGACCGGCTACCGGCGGGCGCAAGCGTTATGTTCTTCGCAGAGGGGACCCGCTCCGCCGACGGAAAACTCCGTGAATTCAAAAAGGGAGGTTTCGTCGTAGCGCTGGAGAGGAGCTATCCCATTCTTCCCATAACCGTCAATGGAAGCATGTACGTGCTTCCCAAGGGAAGCATTGTCTTCAGGCCGGGCCGCATCACGGTGACGGTGGGCGAACCGATCGATACGCATGGCTACACCCAGGAGACCATGGACAAGCTGATGGCGAAAACCCGCGAGGTCATCCAGTCGAACCTGGTTCTTGAAAACAATTAA
- a CDS encoding CHAT domain-containing protein, whose protein sequence is MLITGLSSSAQRFAAALFLLMAFSLPVQSAVDDGRGDGLPGKTGREAGAGIIPKKKYDELLRHDRAGTEAYNRNDFKTAQREFQSSIVLAAEIFGENSAQTAQRYNSLGLSCYHQGDYDRAIDAYERALGIYIAVAGENDYRVAFCRHGLGQCHQFKGDYDRAIRLYEKSLAIYLKDSEKYLTHIGTCYYDTGVAFQYKGEYGRAEDYFNKALGICLKAFGPDHAYLATIYYALGEIVKFKGDFNTALEQYRKAQDIYRKSYGENHPYVGTAYYAMAFAHENRGEFGKAVAYYERARAIYTGTYGERHPHVAISYHGLGNVHNAMGEYEKAIANYEKAIEINRAVFGENHINTAASLHGLGNSYMSIGQYDRALAYFERVLAIHRAVLGETHPEIGHCYAGIAMALARKGDYDGAIRNFEKAMAVFAGVLGDRHPSVSNALLQIGRIHYTRNDIVKGREFAEKALSRYRETSLHPQIIFASNILGIMHLNAGDFRKARPYFEESIGQIEKARIEAGAEKVEFMRRYIESYYYSLKTSALMNDLEAVFATAEAMRARGFLDRMSLATALSVDGIGKNDRERLIALNDEIENLASRRNAEIQKPAAGQDASALVRISMDLERKEKAFQDLDAKLMENEKYRGLRKPHMATLAEARALCGTDSAILEYVIWEEKDKDSDAWTHKQSFCLVVTGKGEKLVPLDKDFDYTGTIARYRDSIIDQNKKKDRDALAVLLHEKLVTPVENELGGIRNIIIIPDGSLAFLPFDALRKKSDGPYLCESYSITLSPSVSVMLMVQKRRYGSERKSFLAFGGAVYSSGTGEKRGKHHLAQDKDVTVKSKEYFSEEGSRGRPLYYRNLGLQWDNIPGTLDEINEIDKDVYNKEKTRVIKGAAVSESKIKELSRQNELMRYKSVHFACHGYFDADLPSYSAVVMSEVSGTVKSPEDGYLSVPEVALMKLQADIVNLSACETGLGKVVQGDGVIGLARAFQEAGANRVGVTLWEVADEPTKNFMVAVYRRVVRKKISFGDAFSETKREFIRSPEFGDPYFWSAFVLYGR, encoded by the coding sequence ATGCTGATTACCGGATTATCTTCATCCGCCCAAAGGTTCGCCGCGGCGTTGTTCCTGCTGATGGCGTTTTCCCTGCCGGTACAATCCGCCGTCGATGACGGCCGCGGCGATGGTCTGCCGGGAAAAACGGGCCGTGAAGCCGGCGCCGGCATTATTCCCAAAAAGAAATATGACGAGCTTCTGCGCCATGATCGCGCCGGCACCGAGGCGTACAACAGGAATGATTTTAAGACTGCGCAGAGGGAATTTCAGTCCTCGATTGTTCTTGCCGCGGAGATCTTCGGGGAAAACAGCGCCCAGACGGCGCAGCGTTATAACAGCCTCGGACTCTCCTGCTATCATCAGGGAGACTATGACCGGGCCATCGACGCCTATGAAAGAGCATTGGGCATATATATCGCCGTGGCAGGTGAAAATGATTACCGTGTGGCGTTTTGCCGCCATGGGTTGGGGCAATGCCACCAGTTCAAGGGAGACTATGACCGGGCCATTAGATTATATGAAAAGTCCCTCGCCATTTATCTGAAAGACAGTGAGAAGTACCTTACCCACATAGGGACCTGTTATTACGATACCGGAGTGGCGTTCCAGTACAAGGGGGAGTACGGCAGGGCCGAGGATTATTTCAACAAGGCCCTCGGCATATGCCTGAAGGCCTTCGGGCCGGACCATGCCTACCTGGCGACGATCTATTACGCCCTCGGCGAGATAGTAAAATTCAAGGGCGATTTCAACACGGCCCTGGAGCAGTATCGGAAAGCCCAGGACATATACCGGAAATCCTACGGCGAGAACCATCCCTACGTGGGCACCGCCTATTACGCCATGGCTTTCGCCCACGAGAACAGGGGCGAGTTCGGCAAGGCCGTCGCCTACTACGAGCGGGCCCGCGCGATCTACACTGGAACCTATGGCGAGAGGCACCCCCATGTGGCGATTTCCTACCATGGCCTCGGAAATGTCCATAATGCCATGGGCGAGTATGAAAAGGCAATCGCGAATTATGAAAAGGCCATTGAGATAAACAGGGCCGTGTTCGGCGAGAACCATATCAATACGGCGGCCTCCCTCCACGGGCTGGGCAACTCCTACATGTCCATCGGCCAGTATGACAGGGCCCTTGCATATTTTGAACGGGTCCTGGCCATCCATCGGGCCGTCCTGGGGGAGACCCATCCCGAGATCGGCCATTGCTATGCCGGCATTGCCATGGCGCTGGCGAGGAAGGGCGATTATGACGGGGCGATCCGGAATTTTGAAAAAGCGATGGCCGTCTTTGCCGGCGTCCTCGGGGACCGCCATCCCAGCGTATCCAATGCCCTTCTCCAGATCGGCAGGATCCACTACACCAGGAACGACATCGTAAAGGGGCGGGAATTTGCCGAAAAGGCCCTGTCCCGGTACCGGGAAACGTCCCTGCACCCGCAGATCATATTCGCGTCGAACATTCTCGGCATCATGCACCTGAACGCGGGGGATTTCCGTAAGGCCCGGCCCTATTTCGAGGAGTCCATCGGCCAGATAGAAAAGGCCAGGATCGAGGCCGGCGCGGAAAAGGTCGAATTCATGAGGCGGTATATCGAAAGCTACTATTATTCCCTGAAGACGAGCGCGCTGATGAATGACCTGGAGGCCGTGTTCGCCACTGCGGAGGCCATGAGGGCCCGGGGGTTCCTTGACCGCATGTCCCTCGCCACGGCGCTCTCTGTGGACGGCATCGGCAAGAATGACCGGGAGCGGCTGATCGCCCTGAACGATGAAATAGAGAACCTGGCGTCGCGGAGGAACGCGGAGATACAGAAGCCCGCAGCCGGGCAGGATGCCTCCGCCCTTGTCCGCATCTCCATGGACCTCGAGCGTAAGGAGAAAGCCTTCCAGGACCTTGACGCTAAGCTGATGGAGAACGAGAAGTACCGGGGCCTGAGAAAGCCCCACATGGCCACACTGGCCGAGGCGCGCGCCCTCTGCGGGACCGATTCCGCCATCCTCGAGTACGTAATATGGGAGGAAAAGGACAAGGATTCGGACGCGTGGACCCACAAGCAGTCGTTCTGCCTCGTGGTGACGGGAAAAGGGGAGAAGCTTGTGCCCCTGGATAAAGACTTCGACTACACCGGCACCATCGCCAGGTACCGCGATTCCATAATCGATCAGAATAAAAAGAAGGACCGCGACGCCCTGGCCGTGCTTCTCCATGAAAAGCTGGTGACGCCGGTGGAGAATGAGCTCGGGGGCATCAGGAACATTATCATCATCCCTGACGGGTCCCTGGCCTTCCTGCCCTTTGACGCCCTGCGGAAAAAAAGCGACGGCCCCTACCTGTGCGAATCCTATTCGATCACGCTGAGCCCGTCGGTGTCGGTGATGCTCATGGTGCAGAAGCGCCGCTACGGCTCGGAGAGAAAGTCTTTCCTCGCCTTCGGCGGTGCAGTCTATTCTTCCGGGACCGGGGAAAAACGGGGTAAACATCATTTGGCGCAGGACAAGGATGTCACCGTGAAATCAAAGGAATATTTTTCAGAAGAGGGAAGCCGCGGCAGGCCCCTGTACTACCGGAACCTGGGGCTGCAGTGGGACAATATCCCCGGGACCCTCGATGAGATCAACGAGATCGATAAGGACGTATACAACAAGGAAAAGACCAGGGTCATAAAGGGCGCGGCCGTGTCGGAGTCGAAGATCAAGGAGCTGTCGCGGCAGAACGAGCTTATGCGCTACAAGTCGGTGCATTTCGCGTGCCATGGGTATTTTGACGCGGACCTGCCGTCATATTCGGCGGTGGTGATGTCCGAGGTTTCCGGCACGGTGAAATCCCCGGAGGACGGGTACCTGTCGGTGCCGGAGGTGGCGTTGATGAAGCTCCAGGCTGACATCGTGAACCTCTCCGCCTGCGAGACCGGCCTCGGGAAGGTGGTTCAGGGAGACGGCGTTATCGGACTGGCCCGGGCCTTCCAGGAGGCGGGCGCGAACCGGGTCGGCGTCACCCTGTGGGAGGTGGCCGACGAGCCCACCAAGAACTTCATGGTGGCGGTGTACCGCAGGGTGGTGCGGAAGAAGATCTCCTTCGGCGACGCGTTTTCCGAGACAAAGCGCGAGTTCATCAGGTCGCCGGAGTTCGGCGATCCCTATTTCTGGAGCGCCTTTGTGCTCTACGGCCGGTAG
- a CDS encoding adenylate/guanylate cyclase domain-containing protein, with protein sequence MVKKRIQTAGRAGVLLACFALIALFSRTALHGYLENKVFDSFFHFRDSLAASPAGASPITIVGIDRKTLGAYKAPVIFWDREFADTIRTIASARPRAIGFDILHLAQTDTDRYKAKKDRLKEVLLRTGNLVLPYSSETGDIPIYIARHLEELLGLGDDMSPGDRIRMLPVAEKTTGVSFGFVELSEDDDGIIRRAVLADGGDGTRASFPLKIFMRYHGITDEKVILKDGRLQAGNRAIPLDQGALIINYAGPPETFRAVPMIDVNRKKNDPTFLARHFRDRVVLIGVWDRMLMDIHNTPYVSSLNRSSRTMYGVEIIANILDTMLRQRYIRKSGTAIAMALCFLFALGGIMLTRLSTARGIAVVAASEAAYLAAAFGLFAVCRYELSILPPLLALPLGFSSGYLFEHYILGRDSILLKSVLGSYLDPRVVERVVKSGDTGILKGQRREITVLFSDIRNFTALSERMSRPEDVVDILNVYLPEMCGLILASEGCVDKFIGDGIMAFWNAPNDVERHAEKAVRCAMAMQERMAAVNEKLRMKGLVNEGLRIGIGIHTGSAVVGNIGGEAKNDYTAIGDTVNLASRLEGKTKDYECNIIISAAVRNEIRDMGLALKPIGKIEVKGKKNKVQVYGIKD encoded by the coding sequence ATGGTAAAAAAAAGAATTCAGACAGCGGGCAGGGCGGGGGTGCTCCTCGCCTGTTTTGCCCTGATAGCCCTGTTCAGCCGCACGGCCCTGCATGGGTATTTGGAGAACAAGGTTTTTGACAGCTTCTTTCATTTCAGGGACTCCCTTGCCGCATCCCCGGCCGGCGCTTCACCGATAACTATCGTCGGTATAGACAGGAAGACTCTGGGGGCCTACAAGGCCCCGGTCATATTCTGGGACCGTGAATTCGCCGATACGATCAGGACGATCGCATCGGCCCGGCCCAGGGCCATCGGTTTTGATATCCTCCACCTGGCCCAGACTGATACAGACCGGTACAAGGCGAAAAAGGATCGCCTTAAAGAAGTTCTCTTAAGAACAGGAAACCTGGTTCTGCCCTATTCGTCCGAAACGGGCGATATCCCCATTTATATCGCCCGGCACCTGGAAGAGTTGCTGGGCCTAGGCGATGACATGAGCCCCGGGGACAGGATCAGGATGCTTCCGGTCGCGGAGAAGACCACCGGCGTAAGCTTCGGCTTCGTGGAGCTATCCGAGGACGATGACGGCATAATAAGGCGCGCCGTCCTGGCCGATGGCGGCGACGGGACCAGGGCAAGTTTCCCCCTCAAGATATTCATGCGTTACCACGGGATAACAGATGAAAAAGTGATCCTGAAGGATGGACGGCTCCAGGCGGGAAATCGGGCGATTCCACTCGATCAGGGCGCCCTTATAATAAATTACGCCGGCCCGCCGGAAACCTTCAGGGCGGTGCCGATGATCGATGTGAACAGGAAAAAAAACGATCCGACCTTCCTGGCGCGGCATTTCAGGGACCGCGTCGTCCTCATCGGCGTGTGGGACCGGATGCTGATGGACATACACAATACTCCCTATGTTTCTTCGTTAAATAGATCCTCCCGCACCATGTACGGCGTAGAGATCATCGCCAATATCCTCGACACCATGCTGCGCCAGAGATATATCCGAAAGAGCGGTACCGCGATAGCCATGGCCCTCTGCTTCCTTTTTGCCCTGGGCGGCATCATGCTCACCAGGCTTTCAACTGCCAGGGGCATCGCGGTCGTGGCCGCGTCCGAGGCGGCATACCTGGCCGCCGCCTTCGGCCTCTTCGCAGTCTGCCGTTATGAGCTTTCGATTTTACCGCCGCTCCTGGCCCTTCCCCTGGGCTTCAGCTCGGGCTATCTTTTCGAGCACTACATCCTCGGCAGGGACAGCATATTATTGAAGAGCGTGCTCGGGAGCTATCTCGATCCCCGCGTGGTGGAACGTGTCGTGAAAAGCGGCGATACTGGCATCCTCAAGGGACAGCGACGGGAGATCACCGTGCTCTTCTCGGATATACGGAATTTTACCGCTCTCTCGGAAAGGATGAGCAGGCCTGAGGACGTGGTGGATATTCTCAACGTGTATCTGCCGGAGATGTGCGGCCTCATCCTGGCCTCGGAAGGGTGCGTGGACAAGTTCATCGGCGACGGCATCATGGCGTTCTGGAACGCGCCCAACGACGTGGAGCGCCACGCGGAAAAGGCGGTGCGGTGCGCCATGGCGATGCAGGAGCGCATGGCCGCGGTGAACGAGAAGCTGCGCATGAAAGGCCTGGTGAACGAGGGCCTCCGGATCGGCATCGGCATCCACACCGGCTCCGCCGTGGTGGGCAACATCGGCGGCGAGGCGAAGAACGACTATACCGCCATCGGCGACACCGTGAACCTGGCGTCGCGCCTCGAGGGAAAGACCAAGGACTATGAATGCAATATCATCATCAGCGCTGCGGTGCGCAACGAGATCAGGGATATGGGACTCGCATTGAAGCCCATCGGAAAGATCGAGGTGAAAGGAAAGAAAAACAAGGTCCAGGTGTACGGGATTAAGGACTGA
- a CDS encoding tetratricopeptide repeat protein, which produces MESLHRLTCIVAVVLAGFILVMPAQGHDAAPSAAGFVAGIQGKGYILRNKDKIMISGMDLLFRGDLVQLAEGAKARISICGARGYEIRGSAIFTIGGSGITFKKGKSSKTYAVDRKACAAALEVFLKNEKKIPEMVTGERKGTLILRFRKKGERRGVYVVRGKKQAPRIELYSEKLLPQKPLILWSPVKGRASYRVVIKDGGETLWSSAVEKNSCRYPESAPAMAEGRDYDILIEAVGAQGEVLAGVSGTISLFGAADRESLRKDEASIKEMTAETSPDRHILLGKLYEAHGQIADALASYEKALSLDSGNAGLKERVALLKNMME; this is translated from the coding sequence ATGGAATCCCTGCACAGGTTGACATGTATCGTGGCGGTTGTTCTGGCCGGTTTCATTCTTGTGATGCCGGCCCAGGGGCATGATGCCGCGCCTTCCGCGGCAGGCTTCGTGGCCGGGATCCAGGGAAAAGGATATATCCTCCGCAACAAGGATAAAATCATGATATCCGGTATGGACCTCCTGTTCAGGGGCGATTTGGTGCAATTGGCAGAGGGCGCGAAGGCGAGGATAAGCATCTGCGGCGCCAGGGGCTATGAAATCCGGGGCAGCGCCATTTTCACCATTGGCGGATCTGGCATAACCTTTAAAAAAGGAAAATCCTCAAAGACCTACGCCGTTGACAGGAAGGCCTGCGCCGCGGCCCTCGAGGTGTTCTTGAAGAATGAAAAGAAGATACCGGAAATGGTCACGGGGGAGAGAAAAGGGACCCTCATCCTCAGGTTCAGGAAAAAAGGGGAGCGCCGCGGGGTTTACGTTGTGCGCGGCAAAAAGCAGGCGCCGCGGATCGAGCTTTACAGCGAAAAGCTGCTGCCGCAAAAGCCGCTGATCCTCTGGTCGCCGGTTAAGGGAAGGGCCTCGTACCGGGTCGTGATCAAGGACGGCGGCGAGACCCTCTGGAGCTCCGCGGTTGAGAAGAACAGCTGCCGGTATCCTGAAAGCGCTCCCGCCATGGCCGAGGGCAGGGATTATGATATTCTGATAGAAGCGGTTGGAGCGCAGGGGGAAGTGCTGGCCGGCGTCAGCGGCACCATTTCTCTCTTCGGCGCTGCTGATCGCGAGTCGCTTCGCAAGGACGAGGCTTCCATTAAAGAAATGACGGCTGAAACTTCCCCGGACAGGCATATCCTTTTGGGAAAACTCTACGAGGCCCACGGACAGATTGCCGACGCACTGGCCTCCTACGAGAAGGCCCTGTCTCTGGACAGCGGCAATGCCGGACTGAAGGAGCGCGTCGCGCTTTTAAAGAACATGATGGAATAG